A genomic stretch from Pseudoliparis swirei isolate HS2019 ecotype Mariana Trench chromosome 18, NWPU_hadal_v1, whole genome shotgun sequence includes:
- the LOC130207900 gene encoding zinc finger protein 862-like codes for MIDGDTDTSTKECEIIYARILQQGKPTNVLIGHIEVQHAHAHGVYDATKEAFKKLGTETGWLDKTVAMGTDGAAVNLGHKGGVIALLQAEAGAFIVPFHCMPHRLELAMLSVQRKIPMVDHVYSLLNMVWKTYHYSSKSMRELRALGEELGVHVNVPGSVSGTRWLAHVNRALQTRQTWRKGQKPAESWPVHSSLLPHGTFDCIINQC; via the exons ATGATTGATGGGGACACAGATACGTCAACAAAAGAGTGTGAAATCATATATGCCAGGATCCTGCAACAagggaaaccaacaaatgttttgattggccacatcgaagtgcaacatgcacatgctcacg GTGTATATGATGCCACCAAAGAGGCCTTCAAGAAACTAGGGACAGAAACAGGGTGGTTAGACAAGACAGTTGCCATGGGAACTGACGGCGCAGCTGTCAATCTTGGGCATAAAGGAGGTGTAATAGCCCTTCTCCAAGCTGAGGCAGGGGCTTTTATTGTCCCATTTCATTGCATGCCACATAG GCTGGAGCTGGCAATGCTGTCAGTGCAAAGGAAAATTCCCATGGTGGATCATGTCTACAGTCTCCTCAACATGGTTTGGAAAACCTACCACTACAGCAGCAAGTCTATGAGAGAACTGCGAGCACTTGGAGAGGAGCTGggtgtgcatgtcaatgtacCAGGTAGTGTCAGTGGGACACGCTGGCTTGCACATGTAAACCGTGCCCTGCAAACCCGACAGACCTGGAGGAAAGGACAGAAACCTGCAGAATCCTGGCCAGTTCACAGCAGTTTACTTCCACATGGAACATTTGACTGCATCATCAACCAATGCTGA